The Heyndrickxia vini genome contains a region encoding:
- a CDS encoding PhoH family protein — translation MKKIYVLDTNVLLQDPNAIFSFEDNEIVIPAVVLEEVDSKKRYMDEIGRNARQVSKLIDSFRKAGKLHEKIPLENGGVLRIELNHRSFQQLQDIFIEKTNDNRILAVAKNLSIEEATKENGRPVILVSKDALVRVKADALGLQAEDFLNDRVVEIDHIYTGLLEIYINIDLLNLFYEKGELALSEITHHPFYPNQFLIMKDALGSSSSAIGIVDKTGKVVRKLVYNHEPIWGIKPRNVGQTMAMELLFRQDINLVTMIGKAGTGKTLLALASGLMQTEDLHSYKKLLVARPIVPVGKDLGYLPGEKQEKLRPWMQPIYDNLEYLFNTKKPGELEAILAGMGSIEVEALTYIRGRSIPDQFIIIDEAQNLTKHEVKTILTRVGERSKIVLMGDPEQIDHPYLDEYNNGLTYVLEKFKDQAVAGHIKLMKGERSGLAQLAADLL, via the coding sequence TTGAAGAAAATATATGTATTAGATACAAATGTCTTATTACAGGATCCGAATGCCATATTTTCTTTTGAAGATAATGAAATCGTCATTCCGGCTGTTGTGCTAGAAGAAGTTGATTCGAAAAAAAGGTATATGGATGAAATTGGACGTAATGCCAGACAAGTATCCAAATTGATTGACAGCTTTAGAAAAGCAGGAAAGCTCCATGAAAAGATTCCACTTGAAAATGGTGGGGTACTTAGAATCGAATTAAATCATCGATCATTTCAACAATTACAAGATATATTTATTGAAAAAACTAATGATAATCGAATATTGGCTGTAGCAAAGAATTTATCTATAGAGGAGGCTACGAAGGAAAATGGAAGGCCTGTCATTTTAGTAAGTAAAGATGCACTAGTACGTGTTAAGGCTGATGCGCTAGGTTTACAAGCAGAAGACTTTTTAAACGACCGAGTGGTGGAAATTGATCATATATATACAGGGTTACTCGAAATTTATATAAATATTGATTTATTGAATTTATTTTATGAAAAAGGCGAATTAGCTTTATCGGAAATTACACATCATCCTTTCTACCCCAATCAATTTTTAATTATGAAAGATGCGTTAGGAAGTTCATCTTCGGCGATTGGAATTGTTGATAAAACTGGCAAGGTCGTACGAAAATTAGTTTATAACCATGAGCCAATTTGGGGAATTAAACCAAGAAATGTCGGGCAAACCATGGCGATGGAATTACTATTTAGACAAGACATTAATCTTGTAACAATGATTGGGAAAGCGGGCACTGGAAAAACACTTCTTGCACTGGCTTCCGGATTGATGCAAACCGAAGATCTACATTCCTACAAAAAACTACTTGTCGCACGTCCAATCGTACCAGTAGGAAAAGATTTGGGATATTTACCTGGTGAAAAACAAGAGAAATTAAGACCTTGGATGCAACCGATTTATGATAATTTGGAATATCTATTTAATACAAAAAAACCAGGTGAATTAGAAGCTATTTTAGCGGGGATGGGGTCAATTGAAGTGGAAGCTTTAACCTATATACGTGGAAGAAGTATACCGGATCAGTTTATTATCATTGATGAAGCTCAAAATTTAACGAAGCATGAAGTAAAAACGATTTTAACAAGAGTGGGAGAAAGAAGTAAAATTGTATTAATGGGCGATCCTGAACAAATTGATCATCCATATTTAGACGAATACAATAACGGATTGACATATGTACTTGAAAAGTTTAAGGATCAAGCTGTAGCGGGACATATTAAATTAATGAAAGGAGAAAGATCTGGATTAGCTCAATTGGCGGCGGACCTTCTATAA
- a CDS encoding YhcN/YlaJ family sporulation lipoprotein, translating into MKKIGLLLCTTILLSACANNEAGQRKNSNNITPRTISVKDSNIKSVDRKTGQQISQRLVDLAVSVPNVKDATAVVFSNYALVGIDVDDNIDRSRVGSIKYSVAESLKHDPYGANAIIVADPDFTQRLREIGQDIRDGKPGQGIIHELADIAGRLMPEIPKNIIEPKNPQGGTETPKQELNQSEDNKLEKEQENQSNNKK; encoded by the coding sequence TTGAAAAAAATAGGATTGCTTCTTTGTACTACTATTTTATTAAGTGCATGTGCAAACAATGAGGCTGGACAAAGAAAAAATAGCAATAATATCACTCCAAGAACGATATCTGTTAAAGATAGCAATATTAAAAGTGTCGACAGAAAAACAGGACAACAAATTTCACAACGACTTGTAGACCTTGCCGTCAGCGTACCTAACGTGAAAGATGCAACAGCAGTAGTATTCAGTAATTATGCTCTTGTTGGGATTGATGTTGACGATAATATTGATCGTTCTAGAGTTGGATCCATTAAGTATTCGGTTGCAGAAAGCTTAAAACATGATCCATACGGCGCAAATGCAATTATCGTTGCCGATCCTGATTTTACGCAGCGTCTTCGTGAAATTGGACAAGATATTCGTGATGGTAAACCTGGGCAAGGAATTATCCATGAACTTGCAGATATTGCAGGAAGACTGATGCCAGAAATACCGAAAAATATCATAGAACCAAAAAATCCGCAAGGCGGTACGGAAACACCTAAACAAGAATTAAATCAATCGGAAGATAATAAACTTGAAAAAGAGCAAGAAAACCAATCAAATAATAAAAAATAA
- a CDS encoding YlaI family protein — MKVKCILCEKINDINDDSIMAKRLRNRPIHTYMCDECYQRITEKTTARIASRQESESHNESNDI, encoded by the coding sequence ATGAAAGTAAAATGTATTTTATGCGAAAAAATAAATGATATAAATGACGATTCCATTATGGCAAAACGACTTCGCAATCGTCCAATTCATACCTATATGTGCGATGAATGTTATCAAAGAATAACTGAGAAAACGACTGCAAGAATCGCTTCACGACAAGAATCCGAATCACATAACGAATCTAATGATATATAG
- a CDS encoding YlaH-like family protein, which translates to MPEVNVQEHLSFFAGLYRVDEFPKLGMWMLYLTIVALCIVVYKLGFAQKLPVLKSILIYLFLAFGCTILTFLAIFLPITEGLVVAALILIIYKIRRYNYKKDEAQNDA; encoded by the coding sequence GTGCCAGAGGTTAATGTGCAGGAACATCTTTCCTTTTTCGCAGGCTTGTATCGAGTGGATGAATTTCCTAAACTAGGAATGTGGATGCTTTATTTGACTATTGTAGCTTTATGTATTGTCGTTTATAAATTGGGTTTTGCTCAAAAGCTTCCAGTGTTAAAATCAATTTTAATCTATTTGTTTTTAGCATTTGGTTGCACGATTTTAACCTTTTTAGCGATATTTCTTCCAATTACAGAAGGACTCGTAGTTGCTGCCCTTATTTTAATAATTTATAAAATTCGCAGGTACAATTACAAAAAAGATGAAGCGCAAAATGATGCATAA
- the typA gene encoding translational GTPase TypA: MKIREDLRNIAIIAHVDHGKTTLVDQLLKQSGTFRSNEQVAERAMDSNDIERERGITILAKNTAIQYKDIKINIMDTPGHADFGGEVERIMKMVDGVLLVVDAYEGCMPQTRFVLKKALEQNLTPIVVVNKIDRDFARPEEVVDEVIELFIELDANEDQLEFPVIYASGINGTASNDPTKQDENMQVLFDTIIDHIPAPADTREEPLQFQVALLDYNDYVGRIGIGRVFRGTMHVGQQVALMKLDGTVKQFRVSKIFGFFGLKRQEIQEAHAGDLIAVSGMEDINVGETVCPIDHQEPLQPLRIDEPTLQMTFIVNNSPFAGREGKYITSRKIEERLRAQLQTDVSLRVENTDSPDAWIVSGRGELHLSILIENMRREGFELQVSKPSVIVKEIDGVKCEPIERVQIDIPEEYTGSIIESLGSRKGEMLDMVNNGNGQVRLIFNVPARGLIGYSTDFMTLTRGYGIINHTFDSYQPMQPGRVGGRHQGVLVSMETGKASTYGIMQVEDRGTIFVEPGTEIYEGMIVGENTRENDITVNITKVKHATNVRSATKDQTSVIKKPRIMSLEEALEYLNDDEYCEVTPESIRLRKKILNKNEREKAAKKMKYAETN; encoded by the coding sequence TTGAAAATAAGAGAAGATTTACGTAATATAGCAATTATTGCACACGTTGACCATGGGAAAACAACGCTTGTCGATCAGCTATTAAAGCAATCTGGAACATTTCGTTCAAATGAACAAGTAGCTGAACGGGCAATGGATTCTAATGATATTGAACGTGAGAGAGGTATTACAATCTTAGCGAAGAATACCGCTATTCAATATAAAGATATTAAAATTAATATTATGGATACACCTGGACACGCTGATTTTGGCGGAGAAGTGGAACGTATTATGAAAATGGTTGATGGGGTTCTACTAGTCGTTGATGCATATGAAGGATGTATGCCTCAAACACGTTTCGTTCTAAAAAAAGCATTAGAACAAAATTTAACTCCGATCGTAGTTGTAAATAAAATTGACCGTGATTTTGCTCGTCCAGAAGAAGTTGTTGATGAAGTGATTGAATTATTTATCGAGCTGGATGCAAACGAAGATCAATTAGAATTTCCTGTTATTTATGCATCTGGTATTAATGGTACTGCAAGCAATGATCCAACTAAACAAGACGAGAATATGCAAGTCTTATTTGATACAATTATTGATCATATTCCAGCCCCTGCTGATACGAGAGAAGAGCCTTTACAATTCCAAGTTGCCTTATTAGATTATAATGATTATGTAGGTAGAATTGGAATTGGACGCGTCTTCCGTGGTACGATGCATGTGGGACAACAAGTTGCATTAATGAAATTGGATGGGACGGTAAAACAATTCCGGGTATCTAAAATTTTCGGTTTCTTCGGATTAAAACGTCAGGAAATTCAAGAAGCACATGCGGGTGACCTTATAGCAGTTTCCGGTATGGAGGATATTAATGTTGGGGAAACAGTTTGTCCAATTGACCATCAAGAACCTCTACAACCATTACGCATTGATGAACCGACACTACAAATGACGTTTATTGTCAATAATAGCCCGTTTGCAGGTCGTGAAGGTAAATATATAACATCACGGAAGATTGAAGAACGTCTTCGTGCTCAATTGCAAACAGACGTGAGTTTAAGAGTTGAAAATACTGATTCCCCTGATGCTTGGATTGTTTCCGGCCGTGGTGAACTTCATCTTTCTATCTTAATAGAAAATATGCGTCGTGAAGGTTTCGAATTGCAAGTATCAAAACCTTCTGTTATTGTTAAGGAAATTGACGGTGTTAAATGTGAACCAATTGAAAGGGTACAAATTGATATTCCTGAAGAATATACAGGAAGTATTATTGAATCACTTGGTTCTCGCAAAGGTGAAATGCTTGATATGGTCAATAACGGAAACGGTCAAGTGCGTTTAATCTTTAATGTACCAGCTCGTGGATTAATCGGTTATTCTACTGATTTCATGACATTGACTCGTGGCTATGGAATTATTAATCATACTTTCGATAGTTATCAACCGATGCAGCCAGGTCGTGTTGGTGGCCGCCACCAAGGTGTGCTTGTTTCCATGGAAACAGGGAAAGCATCAACATATGGTATCATGCAAGTAGAGGATAGAGGGACAATATTTGTTGAACCAGGTACAGAAATTTACGAAGGTATGATCGTTGGTGAGAATACTCGTGAAAATGATATTACCGTGAACATTACGAAAGTGAAACATGCAACGAACGTTCGTTCAGCGACTAAAGATCAAACATCAGTTATTAAAAAACCACGCATTATGTCATTAGAAGAAGCACTTGAATATTTAAATGATGATGAATACTGTGAGGTTACACCTGAGTCTATTCGTTTACGTAAAAAAATACTAAACAAAAATGAACGTGAAAAAGCTGCTAAAAAAATGAAATATGCAGAAACGAACTAA
- a CDS encoding YlaF family protein → MKDIKWIFILFATLAAASMIGIGVAIGERSIIGIILCILVLILVMGYGFKTKAKMREEGRL, encoded by the coding sequence ATGAAAGATATAAAATGGATTTTCATTCTGTTCGCTACACTTGCGGCCGCCTCAATGATTGGCATCGGAGTAGCAATAGGGGAAAGAAGTATCATCGGTATTATTCTATGTATTCTTGTTCTTATTCTCGTTATGGGGTATGGATTCAAAACAAAAGCAAAAATGCGTGAAGAAGGACGATTATAA
- a CDS encoding inositol monophosphatase family protein, with the protein MTNWEQIDTYVRKWLKEARINIIDSFKKTLDIETKSDRNDLVTNIDKETESFFVKNIQEHYPEHHIIGEEGHGKKINDTNGVLWIIDPIDGTVNFVHQQRNFAISIGIYENGKGKLGYIYDVVQDELYFVEVGKGAFFNEVPIPKLADTKVEDAIIGINSSWIISNRHIPISNLHRLVHDSRATRSLGAASLEIAYVATGRLDAYIAMRLAPWDFAAGKLLIEELGGKLSTVKGDPLQLLESGTVFVSNVGLHKEILNKYFLANE; encoded by the coding sequence ATGACGAATTGGGAGCAAATTGATACATATGTTAGAAAGTGGCTAAAGGAAGCAAGAATAAATATCATTGATTCTTTTAAAAAAACATTAGACATAGAAACAAAGTCAGATCGCAATGATTTAGTTACTAATATAGATAAAGAGACTGAGTCTTTTTTTGTGAAAAATATTCAGGAACATTATCCTGAGCATCACATTATTGGTGAAGAAGGACATGGTAAGAAAATTAACGACACAAATGGAGTGTTGTGGATTATCGATCCGATCGATGGTACAGTGAATTTTGTCCACCAACAAAGAAATTTTGCCATCTCTATTGGAATTTATGAGAATGGAAAAGGCAAGCTAGGATATATTTATGACGTAGTTCAAGATGAACTTTATTTTGTTGAAGTAGGAAAAGGCGCCTTTTTTAACGAAGTTCCGATTCCTAAACTGGCTGATACGAAAGTTGAAGATGCCATTATCGGGATCAACTCTTCTTGGATTATTTCCAATCGACACATTCCGATCTCGAATTTACATCGATTAGTCCATGATTCACGTGCTACAAGATCGTTAGGTGCAGCCTCACTTGAAATTGCGTATGTTGCAACGGGCCGGCTTGATGCATACATTGCAATGCGCCTTGCTCCTTGGGATTTTGCGGCTGGAAAACTTTTAATAGAAGAATTAGGTGGAAAACTATCGACGGTTAAAGGCGACCCTTTGCAATTATTAGAGAGTGGTACGGTATTTGTCAGTAATGTTGGACTCCATAAGGAAATATTAAACAAGTATTTTTTAGCAAATGAATAA
- a CDS encoding YktB family protein — MQFVGFTKNDFDTFNIEGLDARMKAIEERIRPKFREIGQLLTNELSVSIGEEMFLHIAKHARRTVNAPKDTWLAISGNKRGYKQHPHFQVGLFDDHVFIWLAFIYELPNKEEIAKMFLKKLKTIKTSIPNDFVVSQDHMKKSATSLKEIDLKKALERFRDVKKAEFLIGRQIAANDPILTNGAEFMDVVRNTFETLIPLYKLPYK; from the coding sequence ATGCAATTCGTAGGTTTCACAAAGAACGATTTTGACACGTTTAATATAGAAGGTCTCGACGCAAGAATGAAAGCGATCGAAGAACGAATTCGACCAAAATTCCGGGAAATCGGTCAATTATTAACGAACGAACTTTCCGTAAGTATAGGGGAAGAAATGTTCTTGCATATAGCCAAACATGCACGTCGGACGGTAAATGCTCCAAAAGATACTTGGTTGGCAATCTCGGGAAACAAGCGTGGTTATAAACAACACCCACATTTTCAAGTTGGATTGTTTGACGACCATGTTTTCATTTGGTTAGCGTTTATTTACGAATTACCGAATAAAGAGGAAATTGCAAAGATGTTTTTGAAGAAATTGAAAACGATTAAAACGTCCATTCCTAATGATTTCGTTGTTTCACAAGACCATATGAAAAAGAGTGCAACTTCATTAAAAGAAATCGACTTGAAAAAGGCGCTTGAACGTTTCCGTGACGTCAAGAAAGCGGAATTCCTGATTGGACGGCAAATTGCAGCCAATGATCCAATTTTAACGAACGGCGCCGAATTTATGGACGTTGTTAGAAATACGTTTGAAACACTTATCCCATTATATAAATTACCGTATAAATAG
- a CDS encoding UPF0223 family protein: protein MEYQYPFSMDWSTTEVIEVIQFFEAIEKAYEKGIKREELMDKYRRFKEIVPGKADEKKYCNEFERESSYSSYQVVKRLKESEPGNIIKM from the coding sequence ATGGAATATCAATATCCTTTCTCAATGGATTGGTCAACAACTGAGGTTATAGAAGTGATCCAATTTTTTGAGGCAATTGAAAAGGCTTATGAAAAAGGAATAAAACGTGAAGAACTAATGGACAAGTATCGACGATTTAAAGAGATTGTCCCTGGAAAAGCGGATGAAAAAAAATACTGTAATGAATTTGAAAGAGAAAGTAGTTATTCCTCTTATCAAGTTGTAAAAAGACTAAAGGAATCTGAGCCTGGTAACATAATAAAAATGTGA
- a CDS encoding NAD(P)H-dependent flavin oxidoreductase — translation MNWNTRITDLLNIKYPIIQGGLAYLAYSELAAAVSNAGGLGQITAMSLESPEALRKEIQKVKQLTSLPFGVNFAIGQHGRPYTDFLDVAIDEKVAVVSVTGGNPTPFFQYLEGSNVKKLVLVAAKRQAQKAEELGADGVMVVGQEGGGHLGKDDIGSLVLIPQVVDSVSIPVIASGGIGDGRGLMAALSLGAEGIEMGTRFIATKECVHANELYKQAIVKGKETDTTVIKRSLGAPGRAITNQWTEQILEIEKNNGGYEKLKNYISGQANKNYIYNGDADNGFAWAGQVMGLIDDVPSVEELISRMIHDANEIRKKWEK, via the coding sequence ATGAATTGGAATACTAGGATTACCGACTTACTTAATATTAAATACCCGATTATTCAGGGAGGGTTAGCCTATTTAGCCTACTCAGAATTGGCCGCGGCTGTATCTAATGCGGGAGGGTTAGGGCAAATTACTGCGATGTCTTTAGAAAGTCCAGAGGCCCTTCGTAAAGAAATTCAGAAAGTGAAACAATTAACTTCCTTGCCGTTTGGAGTCAATTTTGCCATCGGGCAACATGGAAGACCTTACACTGACTTTTTAGATGTGGCTATCGATGAAAAAGTAGCAGTAGTATCCGTAACAGGTGGAAATCCTACACCTTTTTTTCAATACTTAGAAGGGTCAAATGTAAAAAAATTAGTGCTTGTAGCCGCTAAACGACAAGCTCAAAAAGCAGAAGAATTAGGTGCGGATGGAGTTATGGTGGTAGGTCAAGAAGGTGGTGGCCATTTAGGAAAAGACGATATAGGTTCATTAGTATTGATTCCACAAGTTGTTGATTCTGTTTCAATCCCGGTCATCGCATCCGGTGGAATTGGTGATGGCAGAGGATTAATGGCTGCCTTAAGTTTAGGTGCTGAAGGAATTGAAATGGGGACACGCTTTATTGCAACGAAAGAGTGCGTTCATGCAAATGAGCTTTATAAACAAGCGATTGTTAAAGGAAAGGAAACAGATACAACCGTTATAAAACGTAGTTTAGGTGCACCAGGACGAGCAATTACGAATCAATGGACAGAGCAGATTTTAGAAATTGAAAAAAATAATGGTGGATATGAAAAACTTAAAAACTATATTAGTGGACAAGCAAATAAAAATTATATATATAATGGAGATGCAGATAATGGATTTGCATGGGCAGGACAAGTAATGGGGTTAATTGATGATGTTCCAAGTGTAGAGGAACTAATTTCACGAATGATCCATGATGCTAATGAAATTCGGAAAAAATGGGAAAAGTAA
- a CDS encoding aminotransferase class I/II-fold pyridoxal phosphate-dependent enzyme, with amino-acid sequence MSQFETPLFTGLIEHAKKNPVQFHIPGHKKGTGIDPEFRQFIGDNALSIDLINIAPLDDLHQPKGMIQKAQELAAQAFGADHTFFSVQGTSGAIMAMIMTVCGPGDKIIVPRNVHKSVMSAIVFSGAIPIFIHPEIDPILGISHGITTDSVSKALQQNPDAKGVLVINPTYFGVAADLKKIVEISHSYQVPVLVDEAHGVHIHFHDELPISAMAAGADMAATSVHKLGGSMTQSSVLNVKDGLVSSNRVSTILSMLTTTSTSYLLLASLDVARRRLATQGKELLDKTIQLAQSVRGKINEIDHLYCVGKEILGTKATFDYDPTKLIISVKDLGITGYDAEKWLREVYNIEVELSDLYNILCLITPGDSEVETNLLIKALQELSDQFSHLSGTVSPQVMLPDIPVLALTPRDAFYAETEVIPFEQSAGRIIAEFIMVYPPGIPIFIPGEIITEENLKYIRKNIEVGLPVQGPEDFDLKSLRVIKEHKAIK; translated from the coding sequence TTGTCACAATTTGAAACTCCCTTATTCACTGGATTAATTGAACACGCTAAAAAGAATCCAGTTCAGTTCCATATTCCCGGACACAAAAAAGGCACAGGAATAGATCCTGAATTTCGTCAATTTATAGGAGATAATGCATTATCGATAGACTTAATTAATATTGCTCCTTTGGATGATCTCCATCAACCAAAAGGGATGATTCAAAAAGCTCAGGAATTAGCTGCGCAAGCCTTCGGAGCTGATCATACATTTTTTTCCGTTCAAGGGACGAGCGGCGCTATTATGGCAATGATTATGACAGTCTGTGGACCCGGCGATAAAATTATTGTCCCTCGGAATGTTCATAAATCAGTCATGTCTGCCATTGTTTTCTCAGGTGCTATCCCTATATTTATTCATCCGGAAATTGATCCAATTTTAGGAATATCACACGGGATCACGACTGATTCTGTTTCAAAAGCTTTGCAACAAAATCCAGATGCAAAAGGTGTATTAGTTATTAATCCAACTTATTTCGGAGTTGCTGCTGATTTGAAGAAAATTGTAGAAATTTCCCATTCCTATCAAGTGCCTGTACTCGTAGATGAAGCGCATGGAGTTCATATCCATTTTCATGACGAACTTCCTATTTCAGCAATGGCAGCAGGAGCGGACATGGCAGCAACAAGTGTTCATAAATTAGGTGGATCGATGACGCAGAGCTCTGTATTAAATGTAAAAGATGGTTTAGTATCTTCTAATCGCGTATCAACAATATTAAGTATGTTAACGACTACATCCACCTCGTACTTATTATTAGCATCTCTTGATGTGGCAAGAAGGAGACTTGCTACACAAGGAAAAGAATTGCTGGATAAAACAATTCAACTAGCCCAATCCGTTCGTGGTAAGATTAATGAGATTGATCATTTATACTGTGTTGGAAAAGAAATATTAGGAACAAAAGCAACATTTGATTATGATCCAACTAAACTAATCATCTCTGTAAAAGATCTCGGAATAACTGGATATGATGCCGAAAAGTGGCTTCGTGAAGTGTATAATATCGAAGTTGAACTTTCAGATTTATACAATATTCTCTGCCTTATTACACCTGGCGATTCCGAAGTTGAAACAAATCTGCTAATAAAGGCACTTCAAGAGCTGTCAGACCAATTTTCACATCTTTCAGGGACTGTAAGTCCTCAGGTGATGCTACCGGATATTCCTGTTCTGGCTTTAACACCTCGTGATGCATTTTATGCAGAGACCGAAGTCATCCCTTTTGAACAATCTGCAGGAAGAATCATCGCTGAATTTATTATGGTTTATCCACCAGGAATCCCTATTTTTATACCAGGAGAAATTATTACGGAAGAAAATTTAAAATATATTCGCAAAAATATAGAAGTTGGTCTACCAGTACAAGGTCCAGAAGATTTTGATCTTAAGTCACTTCGTGTTATTAAAGAGCATAAAGCAATAAAATAA
- a CDS encoding GapA-binding peptide SR1P: protein MGTLICQACNKIIDHFEDEKVSVLYSSCANCHKDQIEKEKE from the coding sequence ATGGGAACTTTAATCTGCCAAGCATGTAATAAAATTATTGATCATTTTGAGGATGAAAAAGTATCCGTTTTATATTCGAGCTGTGCTAACTGTCATAAAGATCAGATAGAAAAAGAAAAGGAATAA
- the lpdA gene encoding dihydrolipoyl dehydrogenase, with the protein MVVGDFPIETDTIVIGAGPGGYVAAIRAAQLGQKVTIVEKGELGGVCLNVGCIPSKALITAGHRYETAKHSDDIGISAENVTVDFSKVQEWKGKVVKQLTGGVQGLLKGNKVDIVKGEAYFVDANTLRVMDENSAQTYTFKNAILATGSRPVEIPTFKYTKRVINSTGALNLPEIPKKLVIIGGGVIGVELGTAYANFGTEVTILEGSSELFAGSFEKQMSTLVSRNLKKKGAEIVTNAMAKGVDEKEDGVVVTYEVKGEEKSVEADYVLVTVGRRPNTDELGLEQVGIEMTDRGLVNIDKQCRTNVSNIYAIGDIVAGPQLAHKASYEGKIAAEAISGHPSEIDYLGIPAVVFSEPELATVGYDEKQAKEDGIEVVAAKFPFAANGRALALNSTDGFLKLVTRKEDGLVIGGQIAGTSASDMIAEIGLAIEAGMTAEDIAMTIHAHPTLGEITMEAAEVALGTPIHIVK; encoded by the coding sequence ATGGTAGTAGGAGATTTCCCAATCGAAACAGATACTATAGTCATCGGTGCAGGCCCTGGGGGATATGTAGCAGCGATTCGTGCAGCCCAACTAGGACAAAAAGTAACTATTGTTGAGAAAGGTGAGCTTGGCGGCGTTTGCTTAAACGTCGGTTGTATCCCTTCAAAAGCGTTAATTACAGCTGGACATCGTTATGAAACAGCAAAACATTCCGACGATATCGGTATTTCTGCAGAAAATGTTACAGTTGACTTTTCTAAGGTTCAAGAATGGAAAGGGAAAGTAGTTAAGCAGTTAACTGGCGGTGTTCAAGGCCTTTTAAAAGGTAATAAAGTGGATATTGTTAAAGGTGAAGCTTACTTTGTTGATGCAAACACTTTACGTGTAATGGATGAAAATTCTGCACAAACATATACATTTAAAAACGCAATTCTTGCAACAGGTTCTCGTCCTGTTGAAATTCCAACATTTAAATACACAAAACGAGTAATTAATTCTACTGGTGCGTTGAATCTTCCAGAAATTCCAAAGAAATTAGTTATCATCGGTGGGGGAGTTATCGGTGTCGAACTTGGTACTGCCTATGCAAACTTTGGAACTGAAGTAACAATCCTTGAAGGTAGTTCTGAACTTTTTGCAGGAAGCTTTGAAAAACAAATGTCAACACTTGTTTCTCGTAACTTAAAGAAAAAAGGTGCTGAAATTGTAACAAACGCAATGGCAAAAGGTGTCGATGAAAAAGAAGATGGCGTTGTTGTAACATATGAAGTAAAAGGTGAAGAAAAATCCGTTGAAGCTGATTATGTTTTAGTAACTGTTGGTCGTCGTCCGAATACAGATGAACTTGGTTTAGAACAAGTGGGTATCGAAATGACAGATCGTGGCCTTGTTAATATTGACAAACAATGTCGTACAAATGTATCAAACATTTATGCAATTGGTGATATCGTTGCAGGTCCCCAATTAGCACATAAAGCATCATATGAAGGAAAAATTGCTGCTGAAGCAATTTCCGGACATCCTTCTGAAATTGATTATCTTGGAATTCCTGCAGTTGTTTTCTCTGAACCAGAACTCGCAACTGTTGGTTATGATGAAAAACAAGCGAAAGAAGATGGAATTGAAGTAGTAGCTGCTAAATTCCCATTTGCTGCAAATGGTCGCGCACTTGCTTTAAATAGCACAGATGGTTTCTTAAAACTAGTTACTCGTAAAGAGGATGGCTTAGTAATCGGTGGCCAAATTGCTGGTACAAGTGCATCTGATATGATTGCCGAAATTGGTTTAGCAATTGAAGCTGGTATGACTGCTGAAGATATAGCGATGACTATTCATGCTCATCCAACATTAGGTGAAATTACAATGGAAGCAGCAGAAGTTGCTCTTGGAACACCTATTCATATTGTAAAATAA